Proteins encoded within one genomic window of Streptomyces kaniharaensis:
- a CDS encoding immunity 49 family protein, translating into MATTVSRHPFLTGKAEEGLAALQKNALRLIDGLEDGSTDLGDALRLTVTLATTHCLLDPEGSRLPTWESWVNAMQVGSAVFAAATTADEHVQCRIADQDRTLRATGMRPYVNPESWLTALYLAVVCREKKRIAALCQVPISLLRESGSRFAEYDYAWIDALQTYWLQGSDLGSKLRVAIDATEPETVADPETVGHLVYPQMELFHRFIRRDHTGFNRALIDALEWHKRYWSQEGRDVRASGLVALAPLAMACLAHDTGTPIEVQSEYLPIALLERDWCGEFPT; encoded by the coding sequence TTGGCCACGACCGTCTCCCGTCATCCCTTCCTCACGGGGAAGGCGGAAGAGGGCCTCGCCGCACTCCAGAAGAATGCGCTCCGGCTGATCGACGGGCTGGAGGACGGCTCCACCGATCTGGGTGATGCGCTGCGCCTGACCGTCACCCTGGCCACGACGCACTGCCTGCTGGATCCGGAAGGGTCGCGTCTGCCCACGTGGGAGTCCTGGGTGAACGCGATGCAGGTCGGCTCGGCCGTGTTCGCCGCCGCGACCACGGCCGACGAGCACGTGCAGTGCCGCATCGCGGACCAGGACCGCACCCTCCGAGCCACCGGAATGCGCCCCTACGTGAACCCGGAGTCCTGGCTCACCGCCCTCTACCTGGCAGTGGTGTGCCGGGAGAAGAAGAGGATCGCGGCGCTGTGCCAGGTGCCGATCTCCCTGCTGCGGGAGTCCGGTTCGCGCTTCGCCGAGTACGACTACGCCTGGATCGATGCGCTCCAGACCTACTGGCTCCAGGGCTCCGACCTCGGCTCCAAGCTGAGGGTCGCCATCGACGCCACCGAGCCGGAGACCGTCGCCGATCCCGAGACGGTGGGTCACCTGGTCTACCCGCAGATGGAACTGTTCCACCGTTTCATCCGGAGGGACCACACCGGCTTCAACCGGGCCCTCATCGACGCCCTCGAATGGCACAAGCGGTACTGGAGCCAGGAGGGCCGGGACGTCCGGGCCTCTGGCCTCGTCGCTCTCGCTCCGCTCGCCATGGCCTGTCTCGCCCATGACACCGGCACCCCCATCGAGGTCCAGTCCGAGTACCTGCCCATCGCCCTCCTCGAGCGCGACTGGTGCGGCGAGTTCCCCACGTAG
- a CDS encoding ABC transporter substrate-binding protein: protein MHRITRRTLLAGLGGAALAACTAPRPAVPTTDGAGPSVSATPVPPVTVNTAVGPVVVPGEPVRVVTLDTDVLDSALTLGITPIGAARPAADGHFPDYWPASRVAAIAYVGPAGAPDLAAIRALRPDLILSNQMRDGDRYGLLRELAPTVLTQTTGAPWKADFQVHAQALGREAAAAAFVGSYQRHVAQVQQALSAAKVSGQRVSLLRFVEGGGVRLFGRQSFPGSVLADAGVGRPDAQNVDQSDFEIPLDQIGKADGDLLLYATYGNPDLAGTNAVLASAGWQGLGAVRAHRAFPVDDQLWFQGIGYTGANFMLDDLQRLLSA, encoded by the coding sequence ATGCACCGGATCACCCGTCGCACGTTGCTCGCCGGGCTCGGCGGTGCCGCCCTGGCGGCGTGTACCGCGCCGCGGCCGGCCGTGCCGACGACGGACGGCGCCGGCCCGAGCGTCTCCGCCACCCCGGTGCCGCCGGTCACGGTGAACACGGCCGTCGGGCCGGTGGTGGTGCCGGGCGAGCCGGTGCGCGTCGTCACGCTGGACACGGATGTCCTCGACTCGGCGCTGACGCTCGGCATCACCCCGATCGGCGCCGCCCGCCCGGCCGCGGACGGCCACTTCCCCGACTACTGGCCGGCGTCCCGGGTCGCGGCGATCGCGTACGTCGGCCCGGCGGGCGCCCCGGACCTGGCCGCGATCCGGGCGCTGCGGCCGGACCTGATCCTCTCCAACCAGATGCGGGACGGCGACCGCTACGGCCTGCTGCGGGAGCTCGCGCCGACGGTGCTGACGCAGACCACCGGAGCGCCGTGGAAGGCCGACTTCCAGGTGCACGCCCAGGCGTTGGGCCGGGAGGCGGCCGCGGCGGCGTTCGTCGGTTCGTATCAGCGGCACGTGGCGCAGGTGCAGCAGGCGCTGTCGGCGGCGAAGGTGTCGGGGCAGCGGGTGAGCCTGCTGCGGTTCGTGGAGGGCGGGGGAGTCCGGCTGTTCGGACGGCAGAGTTTCCCGGGCTCGGTGCTGGCCGATGCGGGGGTCGGACGGCCGGACGCGCAGAACGTCGACCAGTCCGACTTCGAGATCCCGCTCGACCAGATCGGGAAGGCGGACGGCGACCTGCTGCTGTACGCGACGTACGGCAATCCGGATCTGGCGGGCACCAACGCCGTTCTGGCGAGCGCGGGTTGGCAGGGCCTGGGGGCGGTGCGGGCGCACCGGGCGTTCCCGGTGGACGACCAGTTGTGGTTCCAGGGGATCGGGTACACCGGCGCCAACTTCATGTTGGACGACCTGCAGCGCCTCCTCAGCGCATGA